The DNA region ACTGTTCGCCCAATCGCAACTAAATTTGCACCAAGGAGATGTAAGCAATGTCAACGACATCATTTACACCGCTGCACGACCGTATTCTGGTCCGCCGCGTCGAAGAGGGCGAAAGCATTCGTGGCGGCATCATCATTCCGGACTCCGCAAAAGAGAAGCCGCAGCAGGGTGAAGTAATCGCCGTCGGCAAGGGCAAGTCCAACGACGAAGGCAAGGTGTTCCCGCTCGACGTGAAGGCTGGCGACAGCATCCTGTTCGGCAAATACTCCGGCACGGAGATCAAGCTGGACGGTGAAGAGCTGCTCATCATGCGTGAAGAAGAAGTCCTCGGCATCCTCAAGAAGTAAGCACGCACTTCGTGCCGTATACCGCGGCTGGCCGCCTAATCGGCGCTTCGGGCGCCTCATTCAAACACTTTCACCGGCATGAGCCGGTAACAGGAGCAACACAATGGCAAAACAGATTCTGCATGGAGAAGATTCACGTCAGGCTATCCTGCGTGGCGTCAATATTCTCGCCGACGCAGTAAAGGTAACGCTCGGTCCCAAGGGACGGAACGTCGTAATCGAGAAGAAGTTCGGTTCGCCGACGATCACCAAGGACGGCGTCACCGTAGCCAAGGAGATCGAGCTGAAGGATTCGCTCGAGAACATGGGCGCGCAGATGGTCCGCGAAGTCGCTTCGAAGACCTCGGACGTCGCCGGCGACGGCACCACGACCGCCACGGTTCTGGCCCAGGCCATCTACCGCGAGGGCGTCAAGACGGTTGCCGCCGGTGCAAACCCGATGGCGCTGAAGCGCGGCATCGATAAGGCTGTCGAGGCCATCATCGGTAAGCGCGATGAGAACGGCGTTCCCCAGGGCGGCGCTCTGAGCAAGCTGTCGAAGCCGGTTTCGGGCGACATGATTGCCCAGGTCGGCACCATCTCTGCCAACTCTGATTCGCAGATCGGCGAGATCATCGCCGCCGCGATGAAGACGGTCGGCAAGGACGGCGTCATCACCGTCGAAGAGTCGCGCACCATGGAGACACAGCTTGAGACTGTGGAAGGCATGCAGTTCGATCGCGGCTACCTCTCGCCCTACTTCGTCACCGATGCAGAGCGCATGGAAGTCTCACTCGAGAACCCCTACATCCTGATCTACGAGAAGAAGATCTCATCGATGAAGGACCTGCTGCCCCTGCTCGAGCAGATTGCCCGCACCGCCAAGCCCCTCGTCATCATTGCTGAGGACGTGGATGGTGAGGCGCTCGCAACTCTCGTCGTCAACAAGCTGCGTGGCACGCTGAACGTGGCTGCGGTCAAGGCCCCTGGCTTTGGCGATCGCCGCAAGGCCATGCTTGAGGACATCGCTGTCCTGACCGGCGGCAAGGCTGTCACAGAGGATCTCGGCATTAAGCTCGAAGGCGTGAAGATCGAAGACCTCGGCACCGCCAAGCGCGTAACCATCGACAAGGACAACACCACCATCGTCGATGGCGGCGGTGAGGGTAGCAAGCTCGAAGGCCGCGTGAAGGAAATTCGCGCCCAGATCGAGAAGACCACCTCGGACTACGACCGCGAGAAGCTGCAGGAGCGCCTGGCCAAGCTGGTTGGCGGCGTTGCAGTCATCAAGGTCGGCGCGGCTACCGAGACCGAGATGAAGGAAAAGAAGGCCCGCGTCGAGGATGCGATGCATGCAACCCGCGCGGCAGTTGAGGAAGGCATCGTCCCGGGCGGCGGCGTGGCGTTGATTCGCTGCACCAAGGCTGTCGAGGATGTCATCAAGAGCCTCGAAGGCGACGAGAAGATCGGTGCATCGATCATCCGCCGTGCGATTGAGGAGCCATTGCGCATGATCGTCTCGAACGCTGGCGAAGAGGGCGCTGTGGTCATCGGCAAGATCCACGAGTCGAAGGAGAACAACTTCGGCTACAACGCCGGAACGAACGCCTACGAGGACCTGGTGAAGGCTGGCGTCATCGATCCTACGAAGGTGACGCGCACTGCCCTGCAGAACGCGGCTTCCATCGCCGGGTTGATGCTGACCACCGAGGCCATGATCGCCGAAATTCCTGAAAAGAAGGAAGCGGCGGGCGGCGGACACGGCGGCGGCGGCGGCATGGACGGCATGTACTAAAAACCGCTGCTTTTTGAGCGAGCAAAGCCCCAGAGCGATCTGGGGCTTTTGCTGTTTTGCTGGAGCAGTATAGGATTCTCTAAATCTGTTTAGCTGGCAACAATGTACAGGAGAGGTATCCATGAGGCTTTCGCGGCGTGAGTTTTCGAAGTTAGGTGCGATGGGGCTGGCGGCACAGGTTTTGCCATCGGCAAGCTCAGAGGCGCAGGATGCGAACCGCAAGGTCGGCTATTGCGTCATCGGTCTGGGACGTATTGCGAACCACTTTATCGGTGGTGTGCAGGGCTCGTCCACGTCGCAGATTACCGGGCTGGTGAGCGGACATCGGGACAAAGCAGAGAAGTTCGCAGCGCGGCTCGGCGTACCCAAGAGCTCAATCTATAGCTACGAAGACATGGACCGGATGCGCGATAACAAGAGCATCGACGCGGTGTATGTAGCGCTGCCCAACAGTATGCATGCCGAGTACACCATCCGCTCGGCGAAGGCCGGCAAGCATGTCCTCTGCGAGAAGCCGATGTCGACCAGCGTAAGCGATGCGGAGGCGATGATTGCGGCGTGCAAGGCGGCGAATGTGAAGCTGATGATCGCCTACCGCCTGCACTACGAGCCAACCAACCTTCGCGCAATCGAACTCATCCGCCAAGGGGCACTGGGCAAGGTTCAGGTGATAGAAAGCGCGAACGGATTCTATGAGAATCTTGGCGAGTGGAGATTGAACAAAGCGATGAGCGGCGGCGGCCCGATGCTCGATGTCGGCATCTACAGCCTCAACGCCACGCGGTATCTGACCGGCGAGGAGCCCGAGAGCTTTACCGCATCGGTATCGACCATCGACCACGATGGCCGCTTCGACACGGTGGAGGAGAATACTACCTGGACGACAAAATTTCCGTCAGGCGCGCTGGCCAGTTGCTGCACGACCTATGGCGCGAACATGCGCAGCTATTACCGCGTGTATGGCTCGAAGGGATGGCTGGAGGTTGGCTCGTTCGGCTACGAGGGACTGAGGTTGCAAGCGAACTATAGCAGCGGCGGAAGAGGTACTCCAGCAACGGTGCTGGACGAGCCGAATACCGAGCCCGACCCGAAACAGTTCACCCGGCAGGCCGACCACTTTACCGAGTGCATCCTACAAAACAAGACGCCGAAGACTCCGGGCGAAGAAGGTCTGCGGGACATGCAATACATGCAGCAGATTTATAAAGCCGCGGGAGTTGTGGCGCTTTAAACAAAAACAGGCACTCGTTAACGCCGACCCTGTCTTCGATCCATGGCGATTTCTTAAGCGAGTCTTAAGCAAAATCCTCGATCATGAAAGGTTGTAGTGCAAAAAGTAGAGATATGCAGTAAAAACTGCGTAGCAAGAAAGGCTAAATTTATACCCGAATCTCAACGATGTCGCGTAGTTCGTCTGGTGCTGCGGTATGTGCGGTGGAGCACAATTGGCATCCTAGGTCTTCCTTTGGCATCTGTGCCTGCAAACGCCCAGCAAACCGATGTCGTGGCTCGGATGGCCGCCACTGAAAAGGCCGCGCGCGCGCAGGAGCGGCACTTCTCGTATCTGGCGGATGAACGCTCCACTCGGACGGGCAATCATATCTGGAAGGAAAAAGTCGTAGAGACGGACGACGGTGTGCTTCGGCGTCTGCTCGCAGTGGACGGCCGGCCCCTCGACGCGGGCCAGTCAGTTGCGGAGGAGCATCGTATCGAAGACATCGTTGCTCACCCTGATGCCTTCCGCAAGCTGAATCTCGGCCATACGGATGACGAGGTAAAAGCCACACAACTGTTGGAGATTATGCCCAGAGCTTTTCTCATCTCACCTGCTGGGGAGGAAAATGGCTGCGTTCGTTTTTCCGTTCGGCCCAACCCCGCCTTTCAGCCTTCCACTTATGAAGAGCGCATCATCCACGTCCTCGAAGGCACGGTCTCGGTCAAGGAGCCGGAGGAGCGGTTATGTGAACTGAAAGCCACAATCACGCAGCCGGTGGAGTTCGGGTTCGGCCTTCTGGGCAAGGTAAACAGCGGAGGGCGACTCGAACTGGAACGGGCGAAGGTGGACCCGCAGAATTGGAAGAGCGTGCACATCAGCGTGCATGTCGACGGTCGCATCCTTCTGCTGAAAAGTATTACGCGAGATCAGGAGACCACTCGCACCGATATCCACATCGTCCCTCAACATCTCAGCCTCGCCCAGGCGGCGAAGCTGTCCCTCCCGTGATCGGAACGATTCTCAAGGGATATTGATAACCTGAGCGCCCTTCGCTCCAAACCAGGCGACCCCGTTGCCGAGCATGGCCTGCCCGTTGTGGACGAACATGTCGTGGGGCATGGCTTGTTTGAATGCGTCAATGCAGGCTGGAGTGAAGATCAGGTCCCACTGAGCCGAAACTTCGGCTGCGGTCCGGAGCGTGCGGCCCTTGCCATTTTGATTGACGCGTAAAGGAAAATCGATATAGCGGACCGCAGTTGCGCGATCTCCAGCGAGGACGGCCTTGTAAAAGCACTGCACCCTGGCCTCGAATGCAGCATCGCTTTCGCTGGTGACACCCTCGTACCAGCGCGCATTAGCGAGGCCCTCGGAGCTTTGCTGCATTCGAAGCACGACCGGATACGAGCTGTCGTTCTTCATCCATCGGCCTTCCATGCCGACGCTGTTGTGGAAATCGAGCGGTTTGCCACCTTCGCTGCCGTTGCCTTTGAAACGCAGCGCAAACTGACCCCCCTCAGGTTCGAAAAGGACGATACCTGTACTCTGGGTTCCAGCTGTGAGGGGAATGTCCTTCAGGTCTTTCGCGTAGAAGTAGTGTCCGCCAGTGATGACACCTGCGCCGTTAACCAGCAGTGTCAAGCCAATTTTGCTTTGCCCCACACTGCCGGTAAAGCTGACTCTATTTATCCTGGCGGTGTTTTGTGCGTGCGAGATGCCAACTGCGAGGACGAGGGCAAGGACGACGATGCAGTGCATCAGTCCGCTTCTTCTCTTTCGGTTCAACCGGCACCTCCATGGGAAGGGTTAAGTGGCGCTAAGCATAACAAATGTTTAGACGCTGCACGTTAGTAGAAGAGGTGTTCCTCCGTTGCCTACCATGCGTGGTGAAAGCCGTCTCTTTGGGTTAGCTGGACCTCGGTCCGAAATAGATCGCTGAGTCTTGGTGCAGTGAGGAGTTCCTCTTTCGGGCCGTCGCCTATGATGCGGCCTTCGCGCAGTAGAAGGAGACGGTCAATCTCGGGAATGATGTCGGCGATGTGATGGGTGATGAGGAGAATGCCGGTTCCCTGCTGGGCCAGCTTGCGCAGCAGGTTACGCAGCTCGCGTTGCGCGCTGATATCGAGCGCATTGGAAGGCTCATCAAGCAACAGCATCTGCGAGGAGCCAACAAGGGCGCGGCCGATCATGATGCGGCGCTGCTGACCGGCGGACATCTCGCCCACAGGTTTGTCGATGAGATTGATAGCATCGATCTGTTCCAGAACTTCGTCTGCGCGCTCGCGCATGGCAGCCGTAACGGTGAGATTAGGCCAGAGAGTCGAACTCGAGAAGAAGCCGGTGAGCACGGCGTCGCGGCCCGTCGTATGCAGCGTGGGTTTGCCGGGAAGTTCGGCCGAGACCACGCCGAGCCGCTTTTTGAGTTCGGTCAGGTCCCAGCGCTCGCGGCCGAAGATGCTGACCCTGGTTTCCGGCTGGACGATGGGGTAGCACTCACACGTGATGGTCTTGATAAGCGTGGATTTTCCGCAGCCGTTAGGACCGAGAATGGCAATGTGCTCCCCGGTGTTGACGCTGAGATTGATGTCGTGGAGCACCATGTTGTCGCCGCGCGCTACGTTCACGTGAGTCAGTTCGAGAAAAGGTGGCATCTTATTCAGAATAGATTGTTTTGCGCGATGGAGGAATGATGAGAACTACATTCGATAGCAGCGATCAGCGGCTGGCATATGCTCTGCTGCGGATGGTGGTGGGCTTGAACCTGATGATGCATGGCGTCAGCCGAATGCTCGCAGGGACAGACAAGTTTGCAGCCCACATGGTGGGCCAGTTCACTCATTCACCGCTTCCCGGCTGGAGCGTATGGGATTTTGGCATGGTCCTGCCCGCCATGGAAGCGCTTCTGGGATTACTGCTGCTGATTGGTCTGCGAACTCGTGCGGCATTGGTCGCGGGAAGTCTGTTAATCATGGTGCTGACGTTTGGATCGGCACTGGCGCAGGACTGGCCCGCGGCCGCAACGCAATTGAACTACGCCCTCGTCTATTCAGCGCTGTTGTTCCTGCTGCGCTATAACGGCTGGTCGCTAGACGCCTGCATGGTCCGAGACGAGACCACACAGGCATCCTAGCTGGTTGTTAGCGATTGCTCATGCCCCCGAGGATGGACCCGACA from Edaphobacter paludis includes:
- a CDS encoding MauE/DoxX family redox-associated membrane protein codes for the protein MMRTTFDSSDQRLAYALLRMVVGLNLMMHGVSRMLAGTDKFAAHMVGQFTHSPLPGWSVWDFGMVLPAMEALLGLLLLIGLRTRAALVAGSLLIMVLTFGSALAQDWPAAATQLNYALVYSALLFLLRYNGWSLDACMVRDETTQAS
- the groL gene encoding chaperonin GroEL (60 kDa chaperone family; promotes refolding of misfolded polypeptides especially under stressful conditions; forms two stacked rings of heptamers to form a barrel-shaped 14mer; ends can be capped by GroES; misfolded proteins enter the barrel where they are refolded when GroES binds), with the translated sequence MAKQILHGEDSRQAILRGVNILADAVKVTLGPKGRNVVIEKKFGSPTITKDGVTVAKEIELKDSLENMGAQMVREVASKTSDVAGDGTTTATVLAQAIYREGVKTVAAGANPMALKRGIDKAVEAIIGKRDENGVPQGGALSKLSKPVSGDMIAQVGTISANSDSQIGEIIAAAMKTVGKDGVITVEESRTMETQLETVEGMQFDRGYLSPYFVTDAERMEVSLENPYILIYEKKISSMKDLLPLLEQIARTAKPLVIIAEDVDGEALATLVVNKLRGTLNVAAVKAPGFGDRRKAMLEDIAVLTGGKAVTEDLGIKLEGVKIEDLGTAKRVTIDKDNTTIVDGGGEGSKLEGRVKEIRAQIEKTTSDYDREKLQERLAKLVGGVAVIKVGAATETEMKEKKARVEDAMHATRAAVEEGIVPGGGVALIRCTKAVEDVIKSLEGDEKIGASIIRRAIEEPLRMIVSNAGEEGAVVIGKIHESKENNFGYNAGTNAYEDLVKAGVIDPTKVTRTALQNAASIAGLMLTTEAMIAEIPEKKEAAGGGHGGGGGMDGMY
- the groES gene encoding co-chaperone GroES — translated: MSTTSFTPLHDRILVRRVEEGESIRGGIIIPDSAKEKPQQGEVIAVGKGKSNDEGKVFPLDVKAGDSILFGKYSGTEIKLDGEELLIMREEEVLGILKK
- a CDS encoding Gfo/Idh/MocA family oxidoreductase gives rise to the protein MRLSRREFSKLGAMGLAAQVLPSASSEAQDANRKVGYCVIGLGRIANHFIGGVQGSSTSQITGLVSGHRDKAEKFAARLGVPKSSIYSYEDMDRMRDNKSIDAVYVALPNSMHAEYTIRSAKAGKHVLCEKPMSTSVSDAEAMIAACKAANVKLMIAYRLHYEPTNLRAIELIRQGALGKVQVIESANGFYENLGEWRLNKAMSGGGPMLDVGIYSLNATRYLTGEEPESFTASVSTIDHDGRFDTVEENTTWTTKFPSGALASCCTTYGANMRSYYRVYGSKGWLEVGSFGYEGLRLQANYSSGGRGTPATVLDEPNTEPDPKQFTRQADHFTECILQNKTPKTPGEEGLRDMQYMQQIYKAAGVVAL
- a CDS encoding ATP-binding cassette domain-containing protein gives rise to the protein MPPFLELTHVNVARGDNMVLHDINLSVNTGEHIAILGPNGCGKSTLIKTITCECYPIVQPETRVSIFGRERWDLTELKKRLGVVSAELPGKPTLHTTGRDAVLTGFFSSSTLWPNLTVTAAMRERADEVLEQIDAINLIDKPVGEMSAGQQRRIMIGRALVGSSQMLLLDEPSNALDISAQRELRNLLRKLAQQGTGILLITHHIADIIPEIDRLLLLREGRIIGDGPKEELLTAPRLSDLFRTEVQLTQRDGFHHAW